A region of Hippoglossus stenolepis isolate QCI-W04-F060 chromosome 7, HSTE1.2, whole genome shotgun sequence DNA encodes the following proteins:
- the mmp17b gene encoding matrix metalloproteinase-17b — protein MKMWIIFLCLSSNWIQTPFTAGVTLTPPSAQVTPTEDENTQLVDWLVKYGYLPPSDPSTGQLQAWTAVTNAVRIMQRFAGLKDTGIVDKETMALMNSPRCSMPDQEEPSKSLDNQERRNKRRRRTISMWTRKNINWRLHSYPSSSHLSRETIRSLVFYALRVWAEPTTLEFHEVSSPHAADLQVDFLHGYHGDGYPFDGAGGAVGHAFFPSDPTRAGGVHLDAEEVWAFRQLASEGTDLFTVLVHEFGHALGLAHSSSRHSVMRPYYQGPAGDPLHYQLGPNDLEDITQLYGKRSLLPPTDASHFAPEPQLRHKATHHHDDRYGSSLDRCNTSFDVVTRIRGEIFLFKGLTMWRVSGAGLVSGRGASVRKLWRDLPPDLPRLHAVLERQSDHAIIFISGSSFWLFKDLSLQEGYPQPLSALRMGLSTVGADDDDKKAAAGRWGLVWDPEEGTMWGNLGNAEEEKQEDTWTQLLKEGVSGITTDSNGSIYLFKGESYWKFMFPGSSPQDGYPRSLAEDWLDCPDSTSSSSVVDDLSLTLSPPAGRQELRERWREVREEVEAGGRRRERGKLGNAGDDRQDRSSQIWTQCTCQNGALGDRTTTFIGALLLGTWILLVY, from the exons ATGAAGATGTGGATTATTTTCCTTTGCCTGAGCAGCAACTGGATACAAACACCCTTTACTGCTGGTGTAACCCTGACACCCCCATCCGCACAAGTGACTCCTACTGAAGATGAGAACACCcaacttgtg GATTGGTTGGTTAAGTATGGCTACCTTCCACCCTCAGACCCCTCCACTGGACAGCTCCAGGCCTGGACAGCTGTCACTAATGCAGTCAGGATTATGCAGAGGTTTGCCGGCCTCAAAGACACAGGAATTGTGG ATAAGGAGACAATGGCCTTGATGAACAGTCCACGCTGTTCCATGCCAGACCAAGAGGAACCATCCAAATCACTGGACAACcaagagaggagaaacaagagaaggagaaggactATTTCCATGTGGACACGCAAGAACATTAACTGGAG GTTGCATTCatatccctcctcctcccatctgtCCCGGGAAACAATTCGCTCACTGGTCTTCTATGCCTTAAGAGTATGGGCAGAACCGACAACTCTGGAGTTCCACGAG GTGAGTAGTCCACATGCAGCTGACCTGCAGGTAGACTTCCTCCATGGTTACCACGGTGATGGCTATCCCTTCGATGGGGCAGGTGGTGCAGTCGGCCATGCTTTTTTCCCATCAGACCCTACTCGGGCAGGAGGAGTTCATTTGGACGCAGAAGAGGTGTGGGCCTTCAGACAACTAG CTTCTGAGGGTACTGACCTGTTCACAGTACTGGTTCATGAGTTTGGCCATGCACTTGGCCTGGCTCACTCCTCATCACGCCACTCAGTGATGAGGCCTTACTACCAGGGTCCTGCTGGCGACCCCCTCCACTACCAACTGGGACCTAATGATCTGGAGGACATCACCCAGCTCTATG GTAAACGGAGCCTGCTGCCCCCTACCGATGCTTCTCACTTTGCACCAGAGCCTCAGTTGCGCCACAAAGCTACACACCACCATGACGATAGATATGG CTCCTCCTTAGATCGATGTAACACCAGTTTTGACGTTGTGACAAGGATACGAGGAGAGATTTTCTTATTCAAAG GTCTGACCATGTGGCGAGTCAGTGGTGCAGGTCTGGTGTCGGGTCGCGGGGCTTCAGTCAGGAAGCTGTGGAGGGATCTACCTCCTGACTTGCCTCGTCTTCATGCTGTGCTGGAGAGACAGTCAGATCATGCTATCATCTTTATCAGTG GCTCCAGCTTCTGGCTATTCAAGGACCTGTCCCTGCAGGAAGGCTACCCTCAGCCCCTCTCTGCCCTCAGGATGGGGCTAAGTACGGTTGGAGCAGATGACGATGAtaagaaagcagcagcagggaggtgGGGCCTGGTCTGGGATCCAGAGGAGGGTACCATGTGGGGAAACTTAGGAAATgctgaggaagagaaacaagaagacACCTGGACTCAGCTGCTTAAAGAGGGAGTCAGTGGCATCACGACAGACAGCAATG GCTCAATCTATCTCTTCAAAGGAGAGTCCTACTGGAAGTTCATGTTTCCAGGTTCTTCACCGCAAGATGGATACCCACGATCCTTGGCTGAGGACTGGCTGGACTGCCCTGattccacctcttcctcatctgttGTGGATGACCTCTCCTTGActctgtctccacctgcagGAAGACAGGAGCtcagggagagatggagggaggtgagagaggaggtggaagcagggggaaggaggagggagcgtGGGAAACTTGGAAATGCAGGTGATGACAGACAGGACAGAAGTTCACAAATCTGGACACAGTGCACTTGCCAAAATGGAGCACTGGGTGACAGGACAACAACTTTTATTGGTGCCTTGCTGCTGGGCACATGGATACTTTTGGTTTATTAA